The proteins below come from a single Macaca fascicularis isolate 582-1 chromosome 9, T2T-MFA8v1.1 genomic window:
- the SLC16A9 gene encoding monocarboxylate transporter 9 isoform X4, whose product MLVEFYGLDGCLLIVGALALNILACGSLMRPLQSSDCPLPKKIAPEDLPDKYCIYNEKGKNLEENINILDKSYSSEEKCRSILANGDWKQESLLLKNPTVTHTKEPETYKKKVAEQTYFCKQLAKRKWQLYKNYCGETVALFKNKVFSALFIAILLFDIGGFPPSLLMEDVARSSNVKEEEFIMPLISIIGIMTAVGKLLLGILADFKWINTLYLYVATLIIMGLALCAIPFAKSYVTLALLSAILGFFTGNWSIFPYVTTKTVGIEKLAHAYGILMFFAGLGNSLGPPIVGWFYDWTQTYDIAFYFSGFCVLLGGFILLLAALPSWNTCNKQLPKPAPTTFLYKVASNV is encoded by the exons ATGCTGGTTGAGTTCTATGGACTGGATGGATGCTTGCTGATTGTGGGTGCTTTAGCTTTAAATATATTAGCCTGTGGCAGTCTGATGAGACCCCTCCAATCTTCTGATTGTCCTTTGCCTAAAAAAATAGCTCCAGAAGATCTACCAGATAAATACTGCatttacaatgaaaaaggaaagaatctggaagaaaacataaacaTTCTTGACAAGAGCTACAGTAGTGAGGAGAAATGCAGGAGCATATTAGCCAATGGTGACTGGAAACAAGAAAGCCTACTTCTTAAAAACCCCACAGTGACACACACAAAAGAGCCTGAAACGTACAAAAAGAAAGTTGCAGAACAGACATATTTTTGCAAACAGCTTGCCAAAAGGAAGTGGCAGTTATATAAAAACTACTGTGGAGAAACTGtggctctttttaaaaacaaagtattttcagCCCTTTTCATTGCTATCTTACTCTTTGACATCGGAGGGTTTCCACCTTCATTACTTATGGAAGATGTAGCAAGAAGTTCAAATGTGAAAGAAGAAGAGTTTATTATGCCACTTATTTCCATTATAGGCATTATGACAGCAGTTGGTAAACTGCTTTTAGGGATATTGGCTGACTTCAAGTGGATTAATACCTTGTATCTTTATGTTGCTACCTTAATCATCATGGGCCTGGCCTTGTGTGCAATTCCATTTGCCAAAAGCTATGTCACACTGGCGTTGCTTTCTGCGATTCTAGGGTTTTTTACTGGTAATTGGTCCATCTTTCCATATGTGACCACAAAGACTGTGGGAATTGAAAAATTAGCCCATGCCTATGGGATATTAATGTTTTTTGCTGGACTTGGAAATAGCCTTGGACCACCCATCGTTG GTTGGTTTTATGACTGGACCCAGACCTATgacattgcattttattttagtgGCTTCTGCGTCCTGCTGGGAGGTTTTATTCTGCTGCTGGCAGCCTTGCCTTCTTGGAATACATGCAACAAGCAACTCCCCAAGCCAGCTCCAACAACTTTCTTGTACAAAGTTGCCTCTAATGTTTAG